The following proteins are encoded in a genomic region of [Eubacterium] hominis:
- a CDS encoding TetR/AcrR family transcriptional regulator C-terminal domain-containing protein has protein sequence MSDTIQTKEILAETLKLLTNKKSFAKITIADITKTSGFNRQTFYYHFRDKYELLEWIYRHDAQQIFDHHISFENWHRYMAALLTHIKQDKTFYQNTISCDDTVFKEFIFSMTKSIFFLAIDALDLHHQISENDKNFYSEFFSFGIAGVIGNWVKTDMKETPEKVASNLKSLAQDSEKLAYERYRESYKIMKEEA, from the coding sequence ATGTCAGATACGATACAAACAAAGGAAATATTAGCTGAAACGTTAAAACTTTTAACAAATAAAAAAAGCTTTGCGAAAATCACAATCGCTGATATCACTAAAACAAGTGGATTTAACCGACAGACTTTCTATTATCATTTCCGTGATAAATATGAATTGTTGGAGTGGATTTATCGCCATGATGCACAACAGATATTTGATCATCATATCAGTTTTGAAAACTGGCATCGCTATATGGCTGCCTTATTAACGCATATCAAACAGGATAAGACGTTTTATCAGAATACGATCAGTTGTGATGATACAGTATTTAAGGAATTCATCTTTTCCATGACAAAATCAATATTTTTTCTTGCCATAGATGCACTTGACCTGCATCATCAGATATCTGAAAATGACAAGAATTTCTATAGTGAGTTTTTCAGTTTTGGCATTGCCGGTGTCATTGGCAACTGGGTAAAGACAGATATGAAAGAAACCCCAGAAAAGGTTGCCAGCAATTTGAAAAGTCTAGCGCAGGATAGTGAAAAGCTGGCTTATGAGCGCTATCGTGAGTCTTATAAAATTATGAAGGAGGAAGCATAG
- a CDS encoding cupin domain-containing protein → MKQKVEDYFERCGGKGWMHIERLLVPEELGPHVKMYAKVTIDPHSSLGYHEHHGDGESYYILEGEAIYQDHDKKRILKPGDVTFTADGFGHGIENPKDTPLVFMALIINNDERLD, encoded by the coding sequence ATGAAACAAAAAGTAGAAGATTATTTTGAACGGTGCGGTGGTAAAGGATGGATGCATATTGAACGTTTACTGGTTCCTGAAGAATTAGGGCCTCATGTAAAGATGTATGCCAAAGTTACCATTGATCCTCATAGTTCATTAGGCTACCATGAACATCATGGAGATGGTGAAAGCTATTATATCCTGGAGGGAGAAGCAATTTATCAGGATCATGATAAAAAACGTATATTAAAACCAGGAGATGTGACTTTTACAGCAGATGGTTTTGGTCATGGCATTGAAAATCCTAAAGATACACCGCTTGTCTTTATGGCGCTTATCATTAATAACGACGAAAGGCTGGATTAA
- a CDS encoding pyrimidine-nucleoside phosphorylase has translation MRFVDIIEKKKENHPLSKGEIHEFITSYVQDKIPDYQVSALLMAICFNGMNEQETAWLTEEMLYSGEVMDLSDIAGIKCDKHSTGGVGDKTSLALAPMVAACGVKIAKMSGRGLGHTGGTLDKVESIKGFQINMDMESFKHQIDSIGLAIVGQSGNLVPADKKLYALRDVTATVNSIPLIASSIMSKKLACGADTILLDVKFGEGAFMQTKEDAEKLAKTMISIGKHFHKDVRAMISNMNEPLGNAIGNALEVKEAIATLKGEGPKDFYELCLKAGSIMLMQAKKVENETEARTMLETAVHNGSALQKLIDMVEAQHGDIQMIKHPETLPQAKEVLEIKSREEGYVEAVHALSLGTLAMQLGAGRQVKEDIIDPSVGIVLQKKDGDYVKKGDILAYVHINHTLPPHWLDDFYASYHFTKTPVEKHDLIYKVIKE, from the coding sequence ATGCGATTTGTAGATATCATTGAAAAAAAGAAAGAAAATCATCCTTTATCAAAAGGAGAGATTCATGAATTTATCACGTCCTATGTGCAGGATAAAATACCAGATTACCAGGTATCTGCATTATTGATGGCAATCTGTTTTAATGGCATGAACGAACAGGAAACAGCATGGCTGACAGAAGAAATGCTGTATAGCGGGGAAGTCATGGATCTATCAGATATTGCCGGCATCAAATGTGATAAACATTCTACCGGCGGGGTCGGGGACAAGACGAGTTTAGCCCTTGCGCCAATGGTGGCGGCTTGTGGTGTTAAGATTGCGAAAATGAGTGGCAGAGGTCTTGGACACACAGGTGGAACACTTGATAAAGTAGAAAGTATCAAAGGCTTTCAAATCAATATGGATATGGAAAGCTTTAAACATCAAATCGATTCCATTGGATTGGCAATTGTTGGTCAAAGCGGGAATCTTGTGCCGGCTGATAAAAAGTTATATGCATTACGTGATGTGACTGCGACAGTGAATTCGATTCCCTTAATTGCCTCTAGCATCATGTCAAAAAAATTAGCATGTGGTGCGGATACGATTTTACTGGATGTTAAATTTGGGGAAGGAGCTTTTATGCAGACAAAGGAGGATGCTGAAAAGCTTGCGAAAACCATGATTTCCATTGGAAAACATTTTCATAAAGATGTACGGGCAATGATTTCCAATATGAATGAGCCCTTAGGCAATGCAATCGGTAATGCATTAGAAGTGAAAGAAGCCATTGCGACTTTAAAAGGAGAAGGCCCAAAGGATTTTTATGAGCTTTGTTTAAAGGCAGGAAGCATCATGCTGATGCAGGCAAAAAAAGTAGAAAATGAAACTGAAGCCAGAACAATGCTTGAAACAGCTGTTCATAATGGCTCTGCTTTACAAAAACTAATAGATATGGTAGAAGCACAGCATGGAGATATTCAGATGATCAAACATCCTGAAACCTTGCCACAGGCAAAAGAAGTATTAGAAATCAAAAGCAGGGAAGAAGGCTATGTAGAAGCCGTTCATGCATTATCACTAGGTACCCTTGCCATGCAGCTTGGCGCAGGTCGTCAGGTAAAAGAAGATATCATTGATCCATCCGTTGGCATCGTACTTCAGAAAAAAGATGGCGATTATGTAAAAAAAGGCGATATTCTCGCCTATGTACACATCAATCACACATTGCCTCCTCATTGGCTTGATGATTTTTATGCTTCCTATCACTTTACAAAAACACCAGTAGAAAAACATGATTTGATTTATAAGGTAATAAAAGAATGA
- a CDS encoding dihydrofolate reductase, with protein sequence MITCIVAMDEQAHIGFQGHMPWHIPEELYLFQQLTLHHTILMGRKTWESIGRPLPERKMLIASRTKHEYPYEQVQIVKDVTAILQYYQHSKEELMVCGGREIYQLSLPYAHRIYISIIKGIYPSDTSFPSYDESDFICMERIEYASFTWYYFQRKKDVSCDL encoded by the coding sequence ATGATCACCTGCATTGTCGCCATGGATGAACAAGCCCATATCGGCTTTCAAGGACATATGCCATGGCATATACCTGAAGAATTATATCTGTTTCAACAATTAACACTTCATCATACAATATTGATGGGTAGAAAAACATGGGAATCCATAGGACGTCCTCTGCCTGAAAGAAAAATGCTTATTGCCTCTAGAACAAAACATGAGTATCCTTATGAACAGGTTCAAATTGTGAAAGATGTTACCGCTATTCTTCAGTACTATCAACACAGTAAAGAAGAATTGATGGTATGTGGAGGAAGAGAAATCTATCAGCTTTCCTTGCCATATGCGCATCGTATCTATATATCCATCATCAAAGGCATTTATCCATCAGATACAAGCTTTCCTTCTTATGATGAATCAGACTTTATCTGTATGGAGCGTATCGAATATGCATCATTTACATGGTATTATTTTCAAAGAAAGAAGGATGTTTCATGCGATTTGTAG
- a CDS encoding rRNA pseudouridine synthase — protein sequence MRLDKFLSHAGAGTRKEVKQMIRKGFVTINGEVCKKDDCHIDELQDVICLDGEEVSYQKYYYIMLNKPQDVVSSTKDGMHETVLDIIDIHLPKDMFPVGRLDIDTTGLLLICNDGALSHELLSPKKHVEKEYEVIIDHPLSAQDIETLENGTILLDDEPIKKAHVQVIEQCKIHLIISEGKYHQVKRMLHAVNNEVLQLKRVRMGSLVLDEALQEGEWRFLSDEEIAELYA from the coding sequence ATGCGATTAGATAAATTCCTATCCCACGCTGGCGCCGGGACTCGTAAAGAAGTAAAACAAATGATACGCAAAGGCTTTGTCACAATTAATGGAGAAGTCTGTAAGAAAGATGATTGTCATATCGATGAGCTTCAGGATGTGATCTGTTTAGATGGGGAAGAAGTTTCCTATCAAAAATATTATTATATCATGTTAAATAAACCACAGGATGTTGTATCCAGTACCAAAGATGGCATGCATGAAACAGTATTAGATATCATTGATATCCATTTGCCAAAAGATATGTTTCCGGTAGGACGATTAGATATTGACACCACAGGATTGCTGTTGATCTGCAATGATGGTGCACTCTCTCATGAATTGTTATCTCCTAAAAAACATGTGGAGAAAGAATATGAAGTGATCATCGATCACCCTTTATCTGCACAGGATATTGAAACGTTAGAAAATGGCACGATTCTTTTAGATGATGAACCAATCAAAAAAGCACATGTACAGGTTATAGAGCAATGCAAGATTCATCTGATTATTTCTGAAGGGAAATATCATCAGGTAAAACGCATGCTGCATGCGGTGAATAATGAGGTATTACAGTTAAAACGTGTGCGTATGGGCAGCCTTGTGTTAGATGAAGCATTACAAGAGGGAGAATGGCGTTTTTTAAGTGATGAAGAAATCGCTGAATTATATGCATGA
- a CDS encoding oligosaccharide flippase family protein — MNKQKNSNKKQSMIAGALISSAGIFVAKFIGLFYAVPFNTLLGNEANVAMYGVAYNIYSYLLNIFTAGFPFAVATLIAKYTSKGDYRTSLLVRKLATLVMICFGAFAMLLVIVFSSPLAKLVLPASDIGVSQASGILEPAVQIVSTSADLSTMHLVLILISFALFFVPVLSATRGFYQGLKEMEVYALSQVLEQIARVAFLLILSAVAIYMFNYGHVWSVYFGVLSTSVAAILAFMHLKLYDRKIMPQMRKKAKAQEDQGVTDKKAIMQELIMIAMPYLFSAVLGYSDTIVNTVFLKSGLEAHGNTSEEIVLITGCINYGVLKLMSIPMILAPGFSSAIIPHITSALARQDYKQIRKNIRDCFDIVLYIGVPISFCLFLYAKPLYDILFPPANPADLDTCAQILKWFSIEALISTINPVVTALMMAVGQRRLCIRFQVVMVAVKFALSYPMLKVFGYSGLVLSTMVAMGGYMIAGMYSLASQYHVNWKYTFHKLLIIILGCAGMFLMAWLCELIGLKGYGMGRLMGVVQMGISGIFAMAVYLALTGIFQLPQTLFHFNISKLISRRRG, encoded by the coding sequence ATGAATAAACAAAAAAATTCCAATAAGAAGCAATCCATGATTGCTGGGGCACTGATATCATCTGCCGGTATCTTTGTTGCAAAATTCATTGGTTTATTTTACGCCGTACCCTTTAATACATTGCTTGGAAATGAAGCCAATGTGGCAATGTATGGGGTTGCCTACAATATTTACAGTTACCTGCTGAATATATTTACAGCGGGTTTTCCCTTTGCAGTGGCAACATTAATTGCAAAGTATACAAGTAAGGGAGATTATCGTACATCTTTATTGGTAAGAAAATTAGCAACCCTTGTCATGATCTGCTTTGGCGCATTTGCCATGCTGTTAGTCATTGTATTTTCTTCACCACTTGCCAAGCTAGTGTTACCGGCATCAGATATCGGTGTATCACAGGCATCGGGAATATTAGAACCTGCGGTTCAAATCGTATCTACATCGGCAGACTTATCCACGATGCATCTGGTATTGATTTTGATCAGCTTTGCGTTATTCTTTGTGCCAGTATTAAGTGCTACTCGTGGTTTTTATCAGGGCTTAAAAGAAATGGAAGTATATGCATTATCCCAAGTGCTTGAACAGATTGCACGTGTCGCATTCCTTTTGATTTTAAGTGCTGTTGCGATTTATATGTTTAACTATGGACATGTATGGAGTGTCTATTTTGGTGTGTTATCCACCAGCGTTGCCGCAATCCTTGCCTTTATGCATTTAAAACTGTATGATCGAAAAATCATGCCACAGATGCGTAAAAAAGCGAAGGCCCAGGAGGATCAGGGTGTTACGGATAAAAAAGCAATCATGCAGGAATTAATCATGATCGCTATGCCATATCTTTTCTCCGCAGTTCTTGGATATAGTGATACCATTGTGAATACAGTTTTTCTAAAAAGCGGACTAGAAGCACATGGCAATACCAGTGAAGAAATCGTTTTAATCACAGGCTGTATCAATTACGGAGTCTTAAAACTGATGTCCATTCCAATGATACTGGCACCAGGATTTTCTAGTGCCATCATTCCACATATCACATCAGCACTTGCCCGTCAGGATTATAAACAGATTCGTAAAAATATTCGTGATTGTTTTGATATCGTTTTATATATTGGGGTACCAATCAGTTTTTGTTTATTCCTGTACGCAAAACCATTATATGATATCTTGTTTCCACCTGCCAATCCGGCAGATTTAGATACGTGTGCACAGATACTGAAGTGGTTCTCTATTGAAGCATTGATCTCCACAATCAACCCGGTTGTGACTGCATTGATGATGGCGGTTGGTCAGCGTCGTTTATGTATTCGTTTCCAGGTGGTTATGGTTGCGGTAAAATTTGCCTTGTCTTATCCGATGTTAAAGGTCTTTGGATACTCTGGTCTTGTATTATCTACTATGGTTGCCATGGGTGGTTATATGATTGCGGGAATGTATTCACTGGCTAGTCAGTATCATGTGAATTGGAAATATACGTTCCATAAGCTGTTGATCATCATTTTAGGTTGTGCGGGCATGTTCTTGATGGCATGGTTGTGTGAATTAATTGGATTAAAAGGCTATGGCATGGGAAGATTAATGGGTGTTGTGCAAATGGGTATATCCGGTATTTTCGCAATGGCTGTTTATCTGGCACTTACAGGTATTTTCCAATTGCCACAAACATTGTTTCATTTTAATATATCCAAGCTAATTTCAAGAAGAAGAGGTTAA